The genomic segment ACCCTCCCCCGGGCCGGAGGGCGCCCCCGGGAGGGATGCGCTCACGGCGGGTGAGGGAAGCGCGGCCGACAGTAGCCGCGCGACCGTGTCCCAGCCAAAGACCTCGGCGACGACACAGCGTGACGTCCGGCCTGGTGCCCAGGTCACCAGCGGGGGAAGGGGTCAGCGCGAGATGCGGGAATTCGCCCATTCGGGCGGCGCTGTGTCCTGATCTTGAAGAGAAACAGGGCCGATCGTCACACGCTGTGACGATCGGCCCTGTTCACGCCGGTGCGGGTGTCAGATACGGACACCGAACTGGAAGGTCCCGATGGTGCTCATGGACTCGTAGCGGACGTTCTTGCCCGGGTACGGGGCGTGCAGGACCATGCCATTGCCCGCGTAGAGGCCGACGTGTCCCAGGTCGTTGAAGAAGACCAGGTCGCCCGGCATGAGTTCACCGCGGCCGATCCTCGTGCCGTCGTTCGCCTGCGTGTACGTGGTCCGGGTGATCCCCACACCGGCCTGGGCGTAGGCCCACTGGGTCAGCCCGGAGCAGTCGTAGGAGTTGGGGCCGCTGCCACCGGAGACGTACGGCTTGCCTTCCTGGGTGGCGGCGGCGGCGAGGGCGGCGGCGCCGCGGTCGGAGGCCGGTGCTTCGTTGCCCAGGTCGACGCGTTCCCCGGCATCGCGGCTGGCGCGGGTCTCCTGCTCGTCCAGGGCGGCCTTCTCCTCGGCCGTCAGGGTGTTGAGGAGCTTCTGCGCCGCGGCCAGCTTGCTCTGGACTTCCTTCTTCTTCTCGGCCAGGGTCTCGCGGGTGTCGGCGAGGTCCTCCAGCTTCTCGGTGGCCTCCTGGCGCTGCTGCGCGAGCGTGCGCTGCTTCTCCTGGATCTTCTTCAGCGACTCGACCTGCTGGCTGGTCAGCTGGTCGAGCGTGGCGGCCTTGTCCAGGTAGTCGTCCGGGTCGGCGGAGAGGAAGAGCTGGATCGAGGAGTCGATGCCGCCCGAGCGGTACTGGGCGCTGGCCGCCAGGCCTATGCCCTCACGCAGCTCGTTGAGGTCTTCCTGACCCTTGGCGACGTTGTCCTGGATCGTGGAGATCTCCTTCTCGAGCTTCTCCTGCTTCTCCTCGGCCCCGTTCAGCTTGTCCGTGGCCCGCCCGGCGTCCTCGTAGAGCTTGTGGACCTTGGCCTTGACCTCGTCCTTGGTCGGCTTCTCGGAGGGCGCGGCGTTGGCGGCCTGAGAGCTCAGGGCCACGGCAGCGGCGGCGGCTGTGGTGAGCACGGTCACACGCGCACGGCTCGGCTGCTTCGGTCGACGGTGGGACGCCACGGTAGGTGAACTCCTTCATGTGAGCGACCGGCCGGCGGGGACCCCGGCGACGATCACCCGTTCAGAGGTTTGAGTCCAGACCCTAGTGACCCAACGGTGATCACTTCAAATCCCCCACAGGAAAAATCCCGCCCCACGGCGCACAATTTACACTCAACGCACATGCAGTAGCGCTCGGTTGACGCTACGTGGCGCAACAGCCCGATCAATTCGGGCATAGCGCACGTAAGTTGCTGTTGGGGCGGACGGCATCGAAAGGTCAGGAAAGGCGCTTGAGGAGCACCGCGGACGCCACCGGGCGCGCGCCCGCCTTGGCGATCCCGTCGGCCACCTCGCGGTCGGTGGAGGCGACGATGACCGGCCGGCCGGGCGGCTCGGCGCGCACCAGCTGACGGATCAACTCGTCGGCGGTGACACCGGGCTTGGAGAACAGCACCCGCACCCCGCGCGGCGGCGCGAGCAGCACCGGCGCGGCGAGCTCGGCCCCGTCGAAGACGCAGGTCACCTCGGCGCCGGTCTGCGCGGCGAGCTGGGAGAGCTGCCCGAGGAGCCGCAGGCGCTGCTTCTCCAGCGGCATCTGCGGGTAGCCGGTCTTGGTGACGTTGTAGCCGTCGACGACGAGATGCGCCTGCGGCAGCGCCAGCAACTGGTCCAGGATCGCCGGGTCGTTCTCCGACAGCGCGCGGGCGGCGATGTCCTTCGGGGTCATCCGCCCCGGCTCGACCGCGTCGACGGTCTCGGCGGGCCGTACGGAGACCGGCGGCAGCGCCAGCTCTCGCCGCAGCCCCTGGGCCGCTTCCAGCACGGTGTCCAGCAGCAGCCGTACGCGCATGTCCTCGACGCTGCGGCCCTCGCGGGCGGCGCGCCGGGCGGCCTCCAGGGCGGCCTCCGCCTCGCCGAGCCGGGCCTTCAGCCGCCGGGTCTCGCTCTCGGCGGCGGACACCTGGGCATGGCTCTCGGTGCGTACGGTCTCCATCTCGGCGTGCAGCTTGCGCAGGGCGGCCTCGCCGCGCTTGACGTCGCTGAGGGCCGCCCGGAGCTTGCGGTGCAGCGAGTCGGCCTCCTTCTTGGCCGACTCCAGCTCCGCCCGCAGCCGTTCCGTCTCGGCCTTCGTCTGGCCGCGGGCCTCGGCGAGCTGCTCGCGCAGCCGCTCCAGCTCGGCCCGGCTCTCCTCGTCGGCCCGCTCGGCGTCCGCCCGCAGGGCCTCCTCACCGGCGGCCGCGACCAGCTTCACCCAGCCCGTGGGGCGCAGTACGTAGGCCGCGGCCGCCACGTCCAGCGGATCCGCGGCCGGGGGCGGCGCGCCCGTGTCCAGGGCGCCGGCCAGCTCCGGGTGAGCCTCCCGGAACCGCTCCCCGATCCGCTGTCTGAAAAGCGTGTCCGTCTCCACGGCCGCGGCCATCGCGTTGCCCGCGAACTTCACTCGGCGATTCGGGGTGAACCGGGCGTACTGTCTGAGCTGTGCGGGCAGTTCGGCGACGGTCAGTCCGCCGAAGCCGTCGGAGACGATCTGCACGACCCGTTTGCGCACGCCCTCGGGCAGCGGACGGTCGAGCACCTCAGCGGCGCCGTCGCCCGGCCCCCCGCCCCCGGTCTCCACCATCCGTCACCCCAATGTCTGTGCGGGGCCCGCTCCCTCAGGAGCCGGCACCCGGCCTGTCCACGAGTTCCACCTGGTCCACGGCGTTGCACCAGCGGCAGCGGACCGACTCGATGGTCTCACTGACCACGTCGCGCTCCTCGACCCTGGGCTCCCCGGCGAGGTCGAGGTGAACGTACTCGACGACCTTCGACGAGCGGGTCACGTCGAACCGCGTGAGGTTGCCACAGAGCGTGCAGCGCCAGCGGGTGGTGTCCGTCGGCAGGGGAACCGTCATCGTGGCTGCTCTTCCTTCTTCCAGTCTCCGTGAAGCGCCGGCGTCCCGGTGCGTGTGGCTCGTAACCCTACGGCCTGACCGGTACTCGCCGCCCGTTCGCCCGGGGCGGTGGCGCCGATTGCCTCCGGCGGCGAGGCCGGCCGGCATCGGCGGCGAGGCGGTCTGTGACGGTGGGTCCTGTTACGTCATGCTCTGTTCATGATCGGCAAGTGGAGCACCACGGCCGCCCGGGCCGTACGAAACGAGTCGGCGCCGGTGACGTACGGGCTGATCGCCGTCTGCTGTGCGATCTTCCTGATCGGGCCGGCGGCGGGCCTCAACCCCGTGTACGGCACC from the Streptomyces sp. NBC_00310 genome contains:
- a CDS encoding C40 family peptidase, yielding MASHRRPKQPSRARVTVLTTAAAAAVALSSQAANAAPSEKPTKDEVKAKVHKLYEDAGRATDKLNGAEEKQEKLEKEISTIQDNVAKGQEDLNELREGIGLAASAQYRSGGIDSSIQLFLSADPDDYLDKAATLDQLTSQQVESLKKIQEKQRTLAQQRQEATEKLEDLADTRETLAEKKKEVQSKLAAAQKLLNTLTAEEKAALDEQETRASRDAGERVDLGNEAPASDRGAAALAAAATQEGKPYVSGGSGPNSYDCSGLTQWAYAQAGVGITRTTYTQANDGTRIGRGELMPGDLVFFNDLGHVGLYAGNGMVLHAPYPGKNVRYESMSTIGTFQFGVRI
- a CDS encoding NYN domain-containing protein, translating into MVETGGGGPGDGAAEVLDRPLPEGVRKRVVQIVSDGFGGLTVAELPAQLRQYARFTPNRRVKFAGNAMAAAVETDTLFRQRIGERFREAHPELAGALDTGAPPPAADPLDVAAAAYVLRPTGWVKLVAAAGEEALRADAERADEESRAELERLREQLAEARGQTKAETERLRAELESAKKEADSLHRKLRAALSDVKRGEAALRKLHAEMETVRTESHAQVSAAESETRRLKARLGEAEAALEAARRAAREGRSVEDMRVRLLLDTVLEAAQGLRRELALPPVSVRPAETVDAVEPGRMTPKDIAARALSENDPAILDQLLALPQAHLVVDGYNVTKTGYPQMPLEKQRLRLLGQLSQLAAQTGAEVTCVFDGAELAAPVLLAPPRGVRVLFSKPGVTADELIRQLVRAEPPGRPVIVASTDREVADGIAKAGARPVASAVLLKRLS